GCGACCCTCGATGCCAACCATCCCCTGGCAGGAAAGACTTTGACGTTTGAGTTGGAATTGATTGAAATTGTCGCAGACACAACAGGTGAATAAAATATAATTCGTTAGGCGGAGTATTTAAAAATTCTCCGCCCTTTTTATACATTTTCATTATCCGGCGCACACTTGACGTCGGTGCAAAAAGTACCTATACTCATCAAAATCAGATTTGATTACAAAATAATTTTGGAGGATAAAATGGGTATTTACAGAATTCCGACGCCTAAAAACGAGCCGATCAAATCTTATGCTCCCGGGACTCCGGAACGGGCGGATTTGAAAAAAGCTCTGGCCAATCTGAAAGCTCGCAAGCTTGACGTGCCGATGATCATCGGCGGTAAAGAAATCAAAACCGATAAAACCGTTAAGATGGTTTGCCCTCATAATCATGGATTCGAGCTGGGTCATTATTATCGAGGCGGGGCCGACGAAATTCAGATGGCAATCAATTCCGCCCTGGCCGCCAAGCATGACTGGGAACAAATGCCTCTCGACCAGCGGGCGGCGATTTTTCTAAAGGCGGCGGACCTTCTGGCCGGACCGTATCGGGCGATAGTCAATGCCGCGACAATGTTGGCTCATAGTAAAAATATTTTCCAGGCAGAGATTGACGCGGTTTGTGAACTGGTCGACTTCTTCCGCTTTAACGCCTATTACATGCAGGAAATCTATCATATACAGCCCGGTTCATCCGATACCGTCTGGAATTATGTCGAATATCGTCCTCTGGAAGGATTCGTATTCGCCGTAACGCCGTTTAATTTTGTTTCCATCGCGGGCAACTTACCGACGGCTCCGGCCATCATGGGTAACGTCTGCCTCTGGAAACCGGCGTCGAGCGTTGTCTATACCGCGCATTTTATCATGAAGATTCTGAAAGAAGCCGGATTGCCTGATGGTGTTATTAATTTGATAACCGCCCGCGGCGCGGATGTCGGTGAAATTATAATGAAGAATGAGCACCTCGCCGGAATTCATTTTACCGGTTCGACGGCAGTCTTTCAAAATATGTGGAAGACGGTCGGTGAAAATATCGCTTCGTACAAGAGCTATCCGCGAATCGTCGGCGAAACGGGCGGTAAGGATTTTGTTTTTGTTCATAATTCATCCTCACCGATTGAAGTTGCCACGGCATTATTGCGGGGCGCTTTTGAATATCAGGGACAAAAATGCTCAGCGGCATCCCGTTCGTATATACCCGCCTCAATGTGGGATAATGTCAAAAATCTGCTTCTCAAACAGGTTGGCGAATTGAAGATGGGTGACCCTGAAGATTTTACAAACTTTATTAATGCCGTCATTGATAAGAGCGCTTTTGATGATATCACCGGATATATCGATTATGCCAAAAAGTCAAAAGACTGCGAAATTATCATTGGCGGCAATTATGATGATTCCAAAGGGTATTTTATTGAGCCGACGATTGTCGTCACTAGCGATCCTCATTTCAAATTAATGGAGGAAGAAATATTCGGTCCGGTTCTAACTATTTATATTTATCAGGACGAAGATTTCGAGAAAACACTGCATATATGCAACACGACCTCCCCGTACGCCTTGACCGGGGCGATTTTCGCGCGCGATCGTTATGCCATTGTTACAGCTAACAATATCTTGCGTCACGCCGCGGGCAACTATTATATCAATGACAAACCAACCGGAGCAGTAGTGGGTCAGCAGCCGTTCGGCGGTTCGCGGGCCTCGGGTACCAATGATAAAGCGGGTTCGCTTTCGAATATGATTCGCTGGACGTCGCCTCGGACGATTAAGGAAGCGCTGGTTCCTCCGACCGATTATCGCTATCCGTTTATGGAAGCTGATTGATTATTTTCAATATTATTCCGAGCTCGGATATGTATTTGTATTCGGGCTTTTTTTATATTTAAGAATTACTGACAAA
This genomic interval from Candidatus Zixiibacteriota bacterium contains the following:
- the pruA gene encoding L-glutamate gamma-semialdehyde dehydrogenase, translated to MGIYRIPTPKNEPIKSYAPGTPERADLKKALANLKARKLDVPMIIGGKEIKTDKTVKMVCPHNHGFELGHYYRGGADEIQMAINSALAAKHDWEQMPLDQRAAIFLKAADLLAGPYRAIVNAATMLAHSKNIFQAEIDAVCELVDFFRFNAYYMQEIYHIQPGSSDTVWNYVEYRPLEGFVFAVTPFNFVSIAGNLPTAPAIMGNVCLWKPASSVVYTAHFIMKILKEAGLPDGVINLITARGADVGEIIMKNEHLAGIHFTGSTAVFQNMWKTVGENIASYKSYPRIVGETGGKDFVFVHNSSSPIEVATALLRGAFEYQGQKCSAASRSYIPASMWDNVKNLLLKQVGELKMGDPEDFTNFINAVIDKSAFDDITGYIDYAKKSKDCEIIIGGNYDDSKGYFIEPTIVVTSDPHFKLMEEEIFGPVLTIYIYQDEDFEKTLHICNTTSPYALTGAIFARDRYAIVTANNILRHAAGNYYINDKPTGAVVGQQPFGGSRASGTNDKAGSLSNMIRWTSPRTIKEALVPPTDYRYPFMEAD